The Erythrobacter sp. JK5 genome includes a region encoding these proteins:
- a CDS encoding MlaD family protein: protein METRANHLWVGLVTLILLAALAAFIVWIARLGQGEQNEYDIFYAQSVSGLANGSQVSFAGVPVGQVSDIALSNENPEFVRVRIKVKEDVPILVGTTATIQASFTGVSTILLDGARKDAPAITCETTACPEGRPVIPPGRGGFGELVANAPLLLERLATLTENLNTLLGPENQQQISEILANSSRLTGELAEAAPRLEGTFAELEVALKEAGEALDAFEQATLTTDRLLNQEGPALATELRGTLKSANQAAASLAATLEDTRPAARALRETTLPAAEATLQDLRTTSRSLRAITERLETQGVGSLVGNQKLPDYEP from the coding sequence ATGGAAACGCGAGCGAACCACCTCTGGGTCGGCCTGGTGACGTTGATTTTGCTGGCGGCGCTGGCGGCGTTCATCGTCTGGATCGCGCGCCTCGGGCAGGGCGAGCAGAACGAATACGACATCTTCTACGCGCAATCGGTTTCCGGGCTCGCCAACGGCAGCCAGGTTTCGTTCGCCGGGGTGCCTGTCGGCCAGGTGAGCGATATCGCACTGTCGAACGAAAACCCCGAATTCGTGCGGGTGCGGATCAAGGTGAAGGAAGACGTGCCGATCCTGGTCGGGACCACGGCAACGATCCAGGCGAGCTTCACCGGAGTTTCGACGATCCTGCTCGACGGTGCGCGCAAGGATGCACCGGCGATCACCTGCGAAACGACCGCCTGCCCCGAAGGCCGCCCGGTCATTCCGCCGGGCCGCGGCGGGTTCGGCGAACTGGTCGCCAACGCGCCGCTGCTGCTCGAACGGCTGGCGACGCTGACCGAGAACCTGAACACGCTGCTGGGTCCGGAAAATCAGCAGCAGATATCCGAGATCCTTGCCAATTCCAGCCGCCTGACCGGCGAGCTGGCCGAAGCCGCGCCGCGCCTCGAAGGCACGTTTGCCGAGCTTGAAGTGGCGCTGAAGGAAGCCGGCGAGGCGCTCGACGCGTTCGAACAGGCCACGCTGACCACCGACAGGCTGTTGAACCAGGAAGGCCCGGCGCTTGCCACCGAGCTGCGCGGAACGCTGAAGTCGGCCAATCAGGCGGCGGCGTCGCTGGCGGCGACGCTGGAAGACACGCGGCCCGCCGCGCGGGCGCTGCGCGAGACCACGCTGCCTGCCGCCGAAGCGACCCTGCAGGATCTGCGCACGACCAGCCGCAGCCTGCGGGCGATTACCGAGCGGCTCGAAACCCAGGGGGTCGGTTCGCTGGTCGGCAATCAGAAACTGCCCGATTACGAGCCGTGA
- a CDS encoding ABC transporter permease, whose protein sequence is MDGLAHFALEDDGAGGARLALSGTVLVSTVGAIDQDLFAITDAVSAVDVSGIEEIDTVGAWVACRLAAKHDAEIVGADAHTRRILDAVESASSDADIVPPRVPVWTRVPVAMGEKVAAMRSGIYGVVGFFGQILIGFGSLIRNPSRFPIKALVRQMELVGVSALPIIGLMSFLIGIVIAQQGAVQLEQFGAEALTVNLVGRITLRELGVLMTAIMVAGRSGSAFAAQIGTMKLTEEIDAMRTIGLSPVEVLIIPRILACTFMMVLLGFYSSLIGIIGGAVVGQFALGIPFLTFLDRIQDVVPTHDLWVGLIKAPVFGLIVALAGCYHGMQVKGNSEEVGTRTTMAVVSAIFAVIVLDAFFAVFFTEIGWG, encoded by the coding sequence ATGGACGGGCTGGCGCATTTTGCACTGGAGGATGACGGCGCCGGGGGCGCACGGCTGGCGCTTTCCGGAACGGTGCTGGTGTCCACCGTCGGCGCGATCGATCAGGACCTGTTCGCCATCACCGACGCGGTATCGGCGGTCGATGTTTCGGGGATCGAGGAGATCGATACCGTCGGGGCATGGGTCGCCTGCCGCCTCGCCGCCAAGCACGATGCCGAAATCGTCGGCGCCGATGCCCACACCCGGCGAATCCTCGATGCGGTCGAAAGCGCCAGCAGCGATGCCGACATCGTCCCGCCGCGCGTTCCGGTGTGGACCCGCGTGCCGGTCGCGATGGGCGAAAAGGTCGCCGCGATGCGCAGCGGCATCTACGGGGTGGTGGGCTTTTTCGGGCAGATCCTGATCGGGTTCGGCAGCCTCATCCGCAATCCTTCGCGCTTCCCGATCAAGGCGCTGGTGCGCCAGATGGAGCTGGTCGGCGTGTCGGCGCTGCCGATCATCGGGCTGATGAGCTTCCTGATCGGGATCGTCATCGCGCAGCAGGGCGCGGTGCAGCTCGAACAGTTCGGGGCCGAAGCGCTGACGGTCAACCTCGTCGGCCGCATCACCCTGCGCGAGCTCGGCGTGCTGATGACCGCGATCATGGTCGCAGGCCGTTCGGGCAGCGCCTTCGCGGCGCAGATCGGCACGATGAAACTGACCGAGGAAATCGACGCGATGCGCACGATCGGCCTCTCCCCGGTCGAGGTGCTGATCATCCCCCGCATCCTTGCATGCACCTTCATGATGGTGCTGCTGGGGTTCTATTCCTCGCTGATCGGGATCATCGGCGGCGCGGTGGTCGGCCAGTTCGCGCTCGGCATCCCGTTCCTGACCTTCCTCGATCGCATCCAGGACGTGGTGCCGACGCACGATCTGTGGGTCGGGCTGATCAAGGCCCCGGTGTTCGGCCTGATCGTGGCGCTCGCGGGCTGCTATCACGGGATGCAGGTCAAGGGGAATTCCGAGGAGGTCGGCACCCGCACCACCATGGCGGTGGTCTCGGCGATTTTCGCGGTGATCGTGCTCGACGCGTTCTTCGCGGTGTTCTTTACCGAGATTGGCTGGGGCTAG
- a CDS encoding ABC transporter ATP-binding protein, with protein MVEINPADGGEPPIVVEGLENRFDDFAVHQNLDLTVRRGEILGVVGGSGTGKSVLMRSIIGLQIPTAGSIHVLGQSITDADPDENIGVRSQWGVLFQGGALFSTLTVGENVEVPLKQFYPEIEPSLRRDIARYKVMLSGLPEEAISKYPSELSGGMKKRAGLARALALDPQLLFLDEPTAGLDPVGAAKFDRLTKELQETLGLTVFLITHDLDTLYEICDRVAVLADKQVIAVGTIPELIDTNHPWIDEYFNGPRGRAAKGSHLRARAETGD; from the coding sequence ATGGTGGAGATCAATCCTGCCGACGGTGGCGAGCCGCCGATCGTGGTCGAGGGGCTCGAGAACCGGTTCGACGATTTCGCGGTGCACCAGAATCTCGACCTCACGGTCAGGCGCGGCGAAATCCTGGGCGTGGTCGGGGGATCGGGCACCGGCAAATCGGTGCTGATGCGCTCGATCATCGGGCTCCAGATCCCCACCGCCGGGAGCATCCACGTGCTCGGCCAGAGCATCACCGATGCCGATCCCGACGAAAATATCGGGGTGCGCAGCCAGTGGGGGGTGCTGTTCCAGGGCGGGGCGCTGTTTTCGACCCTTACGGTGGGTGAGAATGTCGAGGTCCCGCTCAAGCAGTTCTATCCCGAGATCGAGCCCAGCTTGCGGCGCGACATCGCGCGCTACAAGGTGATGCTGTCGGGCCTGCCCGAAGAGGCGATCTCGAAATACCCGTCGGAGCTTTCGGGCGGGATGAAGAAGCGCGCCGGACTGGCCCGCGCGCTCGCGCTCGATCCCCAGCTGCTGTTTCTCGACGAACCGACCGCCGGGCTCGATCCGGTCGGCGCGGCCAAGTTCGACCGGCTGACCAAGGAATTGCAGGAAACGCTGGGGCTCACCGTGTTCCTGATCACCCACGATCTCGATACGCTCTACGAAATTTGCGACCGGGTGGCGGTGCTAGCGGACAAGCAAGTGATCGCAGTGGGCACGATCCCCGAACTGATCGACACCAACCACCCGTGGATCGACGAATATTTCAACGGACCGCGCGGCCGCGCCGCCAAGGGCAGCCACCTGCGCGCGCGGGCGGAAACAGGGGACTGA